One stretch of Rosistilla oblonga DNA includes these proteins:
- a CDS encoding acyltransferase family protein, with protein sequence MSSTVKNASSESLMSRLPGSQPPKTSAAPVAAASSRRLVSLDAYRGFIMLLLAANGFGIARLASLPESAPIWNVLDRSIWTNIGWYFHHPEWISQFHRYGVSPWDLIQPAFMFMVGVAMPFSFARRESSGQSDFSRHMHALIRAVVLILLGVFLQSASRDATNWTFVNVLSQIGLGYFFVYLMLPLRWGWQVVAIGLILIGYGLFFKVYDLPANYDFKAVAATPETVFQGAWKPWSKNANIAHQVDLRLLNALPRDEEFLRNQGGYVTLNFIPSMATMLLGVLCGRLLIGPTLPWRKFGMLLLMAAVTYGLGIATGETICPIVKRIWTPSWTLFSGGYVIAMLALFYLLFDLLPLRKLAFPLVVIGVNSLLMYMMGQLIRGWTAGRVEAHFGGLIERVLPGAFDKQMWGALVAPISAMIVFWLIAYWLYRQRIFLRV encoded by the coding sequence ATGTCATCGACCGTGAAAAACGCGTCGTCGGAAAGCTTGATGAGTCGCCTGCCGGGTTCCCAGCCGCCGAAGACGTCAGCCGCCCCAGTGGCTGCCGCCTCTTCCAGACGCCTCGTTTCGCTGGACGCCTATCGCGGCTTCATCATGTTGCTGTTGGCCGCCAACGGTTTTGGGATCGCTCGTTTGGCATCGTTGCCCGAATCGGCACCGATCTGGAACGTCCTGGACCGCAGCATCTGGACCAACATCGGTTGGTACTTTCATCATCCCGAATGGATCAGCCAGTTCCATCGGTATGGTGTCTCCCCGTGGGATCTGATCCAACCCGCCTTCATGTTTATGGTCGGCGTCGCGATGCCCTTCTCCTTCGCTCGCCGCGAGAGTTCGGGGCAGTCCGATTTTTCCCGCCACATGCACGCCTTGATCCGCGCGGTCGTGCTGATCTTGTTGGGCGTCTTTTTGCAGTCAGCCAGCCGCGATGCGACGAATTGGACCTTCGTCAACGTGCTGTCGCAGATCGGCCTGGGCTACTTCTTTGTCTATCTGATGCTGCCGCTACGATGGGGCTGGCAAGTCGTTGCGATCGGATTGATCCTGATCGGCTACGGGCTGTTCTTCAAAGTCTACGACCTTCCGGCGAACTACGATTTCAAAGCCGTCGCAGCGACGCCCGAGACCGTCTTTCAAGGAGCCTGGAAGCCGTGGTCTAAGAATGCCAACATCGCACATCAAGTCGATCTACGGTTGCTGAACGCGTTGCCCCGCGACGAAGAGTTCCTTCGCAACCAAGGAGGCTACGTGACCCTGAACTTCATCCCATCGATGGCTACGATGCTGTTGGGCGTGTTGTGCGGCCGGCTGTTGATCGGGCCAACCTTGCCGTGGCGCAAGTTTGGCATGTTGTTGTTGATGGCTGCGGTCACCTATGGGCTGGGGATCGCGACGGGCGAAACGATCTGCCCGATCGTCAAACGGATCTGGACGCCGTCCTGGACGCTCTTCAGCGGCGGCTATGTGATCGCGATGCTCGCCCTGTTTTACCTGCTGTTCGATCTGTTGCCGCTGCGGAAGCTTGCCTTCCCGCTGGTTGTGATCGGCGTCAATTCGCTGCTGATGTATATGATGGGCCAGTTGATTCGCGGCTGGACCGCCGGGCGAGTCGAAGCCCACTTCGGCGGTCTGATCGAACGTGTCCTGCCGGGCGCATTCGACAAGCAGATGTGGGGCGCGTTGGTCGCTCCCATCAGCGCGATGATCGTCTTCTGGCTGATCGCCTACTGGCTGTATCGTCAGCGGATCTTCTTGCGAGTCTAA
- a CDS encoding AI-2E family transporter → MTDSENADLPRFGMYRFISIAVLIVVILVTSLLFYRVMINFFIPLFLAALLVVLFHPLHDWYSKRFPGRGHTAATLTTATVLLIVLLPGCILLGMASVQATRIVTEINLGSIDLAIARSLKAVGLELPCATELEAVDDRLMQVNQMFDLQREHVQVEKQLAQLRNEFGTLEQALVNRDGGIHAAYFEQVSTDIDELNTYLAEAVASLDATNVEPTVEVGEATDETDPTADEMDELLPANRFHMAVASITRDYGKFKNTISGGPFLGPIRQAVNPTPEKRETWIREVFHFIQPRVVSVTQATAVFAAKALFGLMILTISIYFFLLDGPGMTKTIMALSPLDDRYEKELLIEFDKVSRAVVLATFLSALAQGVLATIGYYFAGIESIVLLFLLTSFMALIPFLGAASVWVPCCLWLAFVQDNLPAAIGLGIYGMVVVSMVDNIIKPLVLKGQSNLHPLLALLSVLGGVQVFGPIGILMGPMIVVFLQTLLEILNRELLHIDQQHPGAAASPDANATG, encoded by the coding sequence ATGACCGATTCCGAAAACGCCGACTTGCCGCGATTTGGTATGTATCGATTCATTTCGATTGCGGTCTTGATCGTGGTGATCCTGGTGACAAGCCTGCTGTTCTACCGCGTGATGATCAACTTCTTCATCCCGCTGTTCCTCGCGGCGCTATTGGTCGTACTGTTCCATCCACTGCACGACTGGTACAGCAAACGTTTTCCCGGCCGTGGCCACACCGCTGCCACGCTAACCACTGCCACGGTCCTGTTGATCGTGCTGCTGCCCGGTTGCATTCTGTTGGGAATGGCGAGTGTCCAGGCGACGCGGATCGTTACCGAGATCAATCTGGGGAGCATCGACTTGGCGATCGCTCGCAGCTTGAAAGCCGTGGGGCTTGAGTTGCCCTGCGCGACCGAGCTGGAAGCTGTCGACGATCGTCTGATGCAAGTGAACCAGATGTTCGATCTGCAGCGCGAACATGTTCAAGTAGAGAAACAGTTAGCTCAGTTGAGGAACGAATTTGGCACTCTGGAACAAGCGCTTGTCAATCGCGACGGAGGCATCCACGCGGCGTACTTTGAACAAGTCTCCACCGATATCGACGAACTGAATACGTACCTTGCCGAAGCGGTTGCCAGCCTCGATGCGACAAACGTGGAGCCTACCGTCGAGGTGGGCGAAGCGACCGACGAGACCGATCCGACGGCTGACGAAATGGACGAACTGCTCCCGGCCAATCGCTTCCACATGGCGGTCGCCTCGATCACTCGCGACTATGGCAAGTTCAAGAACACGATCTCCGGCGGCCCGTTCCTGGGGCCAATCCGGCAGGCGGTTAATCCGACGCCGGAAAAACGGGAGACTTGGATTCGCGAGGTGTTCCATTTCATCCAACCTCGCGTCGTTTCGGTGACGCAAGCGACCGCGGTTTTCGCCGCCAAAGCCCTGTTTGGATTGATGATCCTAACGATCTCGATCTACTTCTTCCTGCTCGACGGACCGGGGATGACCAAGACGATCATGGCGCTGTCGCCGCTGGACGATCGGTATGAAAAAGAACTGCTGATCGAATTCGATAAGGTCAGCCGAGCCGTGGTGTTGGCGACCTTCTTAAGCGCTCTGGCCCAAGGCGTGTTGGCGACGATCGGTTATTACTTCGCGGGGATCGAATCGATCGTACTGCTGTTCCTACTGACCTCGTTCATGGCGCTGATCCCGTTCTTAGGAGCGGCTTCAGTTTGGGTGCCATGCTGTCTGTGGTTGGCGTTTGTGCAAGACAACCTGCCCGCGGCGATCGGGCTTGGAATCTACGGGATGGTCGTCGTTTCGATGGTCGACAACATCATCAAACCGCTGGTCCTGAAAGGGCAATCGAACCTGCATCCGCTGTTGGCGCTGTTGAGCGTATTGGGGGGCGTGCAAGTCTTTGGACCGATTGGAATCTTGATGGGCCCGATGATCGTCGTCTTCCTACAAACGCTGTTGGAGATTTTGAATCGCGAACTGCTGCACATCGACCAACAACATCCAGGCGCCGCCGCGTCGCCGGACGCCAACGCAACAGGATAA
- a CDS encoding lysylphosphatidylglycerol synthase domain-containing protein: MLLRIAKFAIALAVVVGLTHTIRSAAGELAEHRDRIRGEIADLDQQLQSATDPAARADLQARRERWVSQQPRLAAIDWWRVAAAAAVYLASLFPAALFFHQVLCHMKQRPRLGDAVRAHILGHMGKYVPGKAMVVVLRTGAIAGPNVRAGVAVVAAFIETLLMMAVGGTVAGVFVVCLRMPTGITLLAIGLAACAAVPTLPSLFRFVVRKISESRFGSDKGLDDAGIDWRLIGCGWGWMLLMWTAIGWSFALLIQATPGAMVDAFTWQDYMLATAAIALAMVAGFISLLPGGAGVRELVLSTLLAPRFGLVPALVAAILARLVFLAVEVGIGGLLWTTRRRTTPGDRSRCDTEDLPTG; the protein is encoded by the coding sequence GTGCTGTTGCGAATCGCAAAGTTCGCCATCGCGCTGGCGGTTGTCGTCGGGCTGACGCACACAATTCGATCGGCCGCCGGCGAATTGGCGGAACATCGAGATCGTATTCGCGGTGAAATCGCCGATCTTGACCAGCAACTGCAAAGCGCGACCGATCCCGCCGCGCGGGCCGATCTGCAAGCGCGGCGCGAGCGCTGGGTATCACAGCAGCCGCGTCTGGCGGCGATCGATTGGTGGCGAGTCGCCGCCGCTGCGGCTGTCTATTTGGCCAGCCTGTTTCCCGCAGCACTCTTCTTTCATCAAGTGCTCTGCCATATGAAGCAACGTCCGCGACTGGGCGATGCCGTCCGCGCCCATATCCTCGGCCACATGGGCAAATACGTTCCGGGCAAAGCGATGGTTGTCGTGTTGCGGACCGGCGCGATCGCGGGGCCTAACGTCCGCGCTGGCGTTGCGGTGGTCGCCGCGTTTATCGAGACGCTGTTGATGATGGCTGTCGGCGGGACGGTCGCGGGAGTCTTTGTCGTCTGTCTGCGGATGCCGACCGGAATCACGTTGTTGGCGATCGGTCTGGCGGCGTGCGCCGCGGTCCCGACATTGCCTTCGCTGTTCCGGTTTGTCGTTCGCAAGATCTCCGAATCGCGATTCGGCAGCGACAAGGGGCTCGACGACGCAGGGATCGACTGGCGTTTGATCGGATGCGGCTGGGGGTGGATGCTGTTGATGTGGACCGCGATCGGATGGTCCTTCGCACTGCTGATCCAAGCGACGCCCGGCGCGATGGTCGACGCCTTCACCTGGCAGGATTACATGCTTGCCACTGCAGCGATCGCACTGGCGATGGTCGCCGGATTTATCTCGCTGCTGCCCGGTGGAGCGGGAGTCCGAGAGCTGGTTCTTTCAACTCTGCTGGCTCCCCGCTTTGGACTGGTCCCCGCCCTGGTCGCTGCGATCCTGGCCAGGCTTGTTTTCCTGGCGGTCGAAGTCGGCATCGGGGGCCTGTTGTGGACCACTCGCCGGCGGACTACGCCAGGCGATCGGTCGCGATGTGATACTGAGGATCTTCCGACAGGTTGA
- a CDS encoding SulP family inorganic anion transporter produces MLNFFARQSSSIKNDVLSGVTVALALVPEAIAFAFVAGVSPLIGLYSAFFIGLITAAFGGRPGMISGATGAMAVVVVALVAQYGVEYLFPTVILCGLLQIAIGIGRLGKLIRMVPHSVMLGFVNGLAIVIGLAQLGSFKTLSPAGDLVYLNGPRLGVMLALVALTMGIIWLLPRLTRAVPASLVAILTVTLLSIAINRSADTEGNMLATVGDMLRTNTQAAAIAEAKADAMALDSTMPVVHNVRFAAADEAVAATTAVSIDPTVVGEAATEESGISGGLPRLFFMEYEMVPMNFETLRIILPFAVVLCGVGLIESLMTLTLIDEITETRGQGNRECIGQGAANMVCGLFGGMGGCAMIGQSLINVNSGGRGRLSGITAAVCLLLFVLFLAPLIEQIPMAALVGVMFMVVIGTFEWASLKMVRRMPRSDVFVMILVSAYTVFMHDLASAVILGVIVSALVFAWQHATHLGAEVSLNEQGSKIYQLHGPLFFASVSSFKDLFDVANDPEDVVIDFYFTRVYDQSGLEAINTLAEKYESCGKRLHLTHLSSECRTLLDKAGDLVEINLSEDPQYHIATDRLA; encoded by the coding sequence ATGCTCAATTTCTTTGCTCGCCAATCCAGTTCTATCAAAAACGATGTCCTGTCGGGCGTCACCGTCGCGTTGGCCTTGGTTCCCGAAGCGATTGCGTTTGCATTTGTCGCAGGCGTCTCGCCGCTGATCGGACTCTATTCCGCATTTTTCATCGGTCTGATCACCGCTGCATTTGGCGGCCGTCCGGGGATGATCTCCGGTGCAACCGGTGCGATGGCTGTCGTGGTGGTCGCGTTGGTCGCCCAATATGGCGTCGAATATCTGTTCCCAACCGTGATCCTTTGCGGACTGCTTCAGATCGCGATCGGCATCGGCCGCTTGGGCAAGCTGATTCGGATGGTGCCCCATTCGGTGATGCTCGGTTTTGTGAACGGTCTAGCGATCGTGATCGGCTTGGCTCAACTGGGCAGCTTCAAAACACTCTCTCCCGCGGGCGACTTGGTTTATCTGAACGGGCCACGCTTGGGAGTCATGTTGGCGTTGGTCGCATTGACGATGGGCATCATCTGGTTGTTGCCTCGCTTGACCCGCGCGGTTCCCGCGTCGCTGGTTGCGATCTTGACGGTAACGCTGTTGTCGATCGCGATCAATCGCTCGGCCGACACCGAGGGAAATATGTTGGCAACGGTCGGTGACATGTTGCGAACCAATACACAAGCTGCCGCGATCGCCGAAGCCAAAGCGGACGCGATGGCACTGGATTCGACGATGCCCGTGGTGCACAACGTCCGCTTTGCTGCCGCCGACGAAGCCGTCGCCGCGACCACAGCGGTGTCGATCGACCCAACGGTTGTTGGCGAAGCGGCAACCGAAGAATCGGGGATCAGCGGTGGCCTGCCGCGGCTGTTCTTCATGGAATACGAAATGGTCCCGATGAACTTCGAAACGCTGCGAATCATCCTGCCGTTCGCCGTCGTATTGTGCGGCGTGGGGCTGATCGAATCGCTGATGACGCTGACCTTGATCGACGAGATCACCGAAACACGAGGTCAGGGAAATCGTGAATGCATCGGCCAGGGAGCTGCCAACATGGTCTGTGGCCTGTTCGGCGGAATGGGTGGTTGTGCGATGATCGGCCAATCGTTGATCAACGTTAACTCCGGCGGCCGCGGCCGGCTGTCGGGAATCACCGCGGCGGTCTGCCTGCTGTTGTTCGTCTTGTTCCTGGCTCCGTTGATCGAACAGATCCCGATGGCCGCTCTGGTCGGCGTGATGTTTATGGTCGTGATCGGAACGTTCGAATGGGCGTCGCTGAAGATGGTCCGCCGGATGCCACGAAGCGACGTGTTTGTGATGATCTTGGTCTCGGCTTACACCGTCTTTATGCACGATCTGGCATCGGCGGTAATCCTGGGCGTGATCGTTTCGGCACTGGTCTTCGCCTGGCAACACGCGACTCACCTGGGGGCCGAAGTCAGCCTCAACGAACAGGGTAGCAAGATCTATCAATTGCACGGCCCGCTGTTCTTTGCTTCGGTCTCGTCGTTCAAAGATCTGTTCGACGTCGCCAACGATCCCGAAGATGTCGTGATCGATTTCTACTTCACGCGGGTCTACGATCAATCGGGTCTCGAAGCGATCAACACGCTGGCGGAAAAGTACGAAAGCTGCGGAAAACGCTTGCATCTGACGCACTTGAGCAGCGAATGCCGGACGCTGTTGGACAAGGCGGGGGATCTTGTCGAGATCAACCTGTCGGAAGATCCTCAGTATCACATCGCGACCGATCGCCTGGCGTAG
- a CDS encoding DUF58 domain-containing protein, giving the protein MLPREIIRRVREIQVQTGRQVADVLAGQYVSVFKGRGIEFDEVRPYVPGDDVRTIDWNVTARTGEPFVKRYVEERQLTLMVMADVSASQDFGSATRSKREATAELAALLAFSATRNDDKVGLALFHGGIDQYIPPRKGQKHSLRVVREVLAHGNVETKSGTTPAKRPRRWLPFGRRRAWLRTGRQATDVGGAMEFLMSVTSRKTVCFVISDFLDDGYLKAMQSANRKHDVIAVLITDPKEREIPNVGMVNVADPETGRVQRYDTGSIAFRDHVAAASEDRIDQLRRSFGSSGIDFIHIDASKSVVDPLVRFFRMRSRRMHR; this is encoded by the coding sequence ATGTTACCTCGAGAGATCATCCGCCGAGTCCGCGAAATCCAAGTCCAAACCGGGCGTCAGGTCGCCGATGTGCTGGCCGGACAATACGTCTCGGTCTTCAAAGGACGCGGCATCGAATTCGACGAAGTCCGCCCTTATGTCCCCGGCGACGATGTCCGCACAATCGACTGGAACGTGACAGCTCGAACGGGCGAACCGTTCGTCAAACGGTATGTCGAAGAGCGCCAGCTGACGTTGATGGTGATGGCCGATGTCTCGGCCTCCCAGGACTTTGGATCGGCCACCCGGTCGAAGCGCGAAGCGACAGCGGAACTGGCCGCGCTGTTGGCTTTTTCGGCGACGCGAAACGATGACAAGGTCGGGCTCGCTCTTTTCCACGGCGGGATCGACCAATATATTCCGCCCCGCAAGGGCCAGAAACATTCATTGCGAGTCGTCCGCGAAGTCCTTGCCCACGGCAACGTCGAAACGAAATCGGGGACCACGCCTGCCAAGCGGCCTCGTCGTTGGTTGCCCTTCGGTCGACGTCGGGCTTGGCTTCGAACGGGTCGGCAAGCGACCGATGTCGGCGGCGCGATGGAGTTCTTGATGTCGGTGACGTCGCGAAAAACTGTCTGCTTTGTGATCAGCGACTTCCTGGACGACGGCTATTTAAAAGCGATGCAGAGTGCCAACCGAAAGCACGACGTGATCGCCGTGCTGATCACCGATCCGAAGGAGCGAGAGATTCCTAACGTCGGCATGGTCAACGTCGCCGATCCCGAAACGGGCCGCGTCCAGCGGTACGATACCGGATCGATCGCCTTCCGCGATCACGTCGCCGCCGCGTCCGAAGATCGAATCGATCAACTGCGCCGTTCATTCGGTAGCTCCGGCATCGACTTCATCCACATCGACGCTTCGAAGAGCGTGGTCGATCCCTTGGTGCGGTTCTTTCGTATGCGTTCTCGGAGGATGCATCGTTGA
- a CDS encoding vWA domain-containing protein, with amino-acid sequence MSEIEFRDPWLLLLSLLAPLVFVWASRRPSMLVYSSLAILDQGPRSVRVRLAKLPALLMALTLIALSIAIAGPRTPDAETRISREGVAIMMVVDHSSSMNARDLVKDDQSVDRLQVVKQVFRQFVLGEEGTAGKGRPDDAIGLIAFAGYADSLCPLTLDHGNLVAMLDDLELVRREDEDGTAIGDGLALAVERLRRSEAKSRIVILLTDGVNNAGAIVPKEAAEVAAANNIKVYSIGAGTNGLAPIPMQDPFGRMRLVRAEVEIDEETLTEIADVTGGQYFRAVDIDALGEIYGQIDRLERTKVTEFRYLQYTEHYGTFALLGLCLMGAAVVLGSTVFRTLP; translated from the coding sequence ATGTCTGAGATCGAATTCCGCGATCCGTGGTTGTTGCTGCTGTCGCTACTGGCTCCGCTGGTCTTTGTCTGGGCCTCGCGGCGACCGTCGATGCTTGTCTATTCGTCGTTGGCGATCCTCGATCAGGGGCCGCGCAGCGTGCGCGTGCGCCTGGCCAAGCTGCCTGCGTTGCTGATGGCACTCACGTTGATCGCCCTCTCGATCGCGATCGCTGGTCCACGGACGCCCGATGCCGAAACGCGGATCAGCCGCGAAGGGGTCGCGATCATGATGGTCGTCGATCATTCCAGTTCGATGAACGCCCGCGATCTGGTCAAAGACGATCAAAGCGTCGACCGATTGCAGGTCGTCAAACAAGTCTTCCGCCAGTTTGTGCTGGGAGAAGAGGGGACCGCCGGGAAGGGACGCCCCGACGATGCGATCGGGCTGATCGCGTTTGCTGGTTACGCCGACAGCCTCTGCCCGCTGACGCTGGACCATGGCAACCTCGTGGCGATGTTGGACGATTTGGAACTGGTTCGCCGCGAGGATGAAGATGGAACAGCGATCGGCGACGGGCTGGCACTGGCTGTCGAACGACTGCGGCGGAGCGAGGCGAAGTCGCGGATCGTGATCCTGTTGACCGACGGCGTCAACAACGCCGGAGCGATCGTACCGAAAGAGGCGGCTGAGGTCGCGGCGGCCAATAATATCAAGGTCTACAGTATCGGAGCGGGGACCAACGGGCTGGCCCCGATCCCGATGCAGGATCCGTTTGGGCGGATGCGTTTGGTTCGCGCCGAGGTCGAGATCGATGAAGAGACGTTGACCGAGATCGCCGACGTCACCGGCGGTCAATATTTTCGAGCTGTCGACATCGACGCGCTCGGCGAGATCTACGGGCAGATCGATCGCTTGGAACGGACCAAGGTGACGGAGTTTCGTTATCTGCAGTACACCGAACATTATGGCACCTTCGCTCTGCTGGGGCTGTGCCTGATGGGAGCTGCGGTTGTGTTGGGATCGACGGTCTTTAGGACGCTGCCGTGA